In a genomic window of Polycladomyces abyssicola:
- a CDS encoding glycerophosphodiester phosphodiesterase: MKHWMHRLLAVIGVWTMVAALTIPTVLAADLPQVKQTGLLSPDRILNVGHRGASGHAPEHTIPAYELAQKMKADYIELDLQMTKDGHLICMHDETLDRTTNGTGYVKNHTLAEIKRLDAGSWFNEAYPQYAKPEYKGLKVPTLEEVLDHFGHGANYYIETKSPETYPGMEEKLLEALKRHHLIGPNAKPGQVIIQSFSPDSLKKVHQMDPSIPLVQLLWYEQPVQITEQELREIHTYAIGVGPNFNKIDRAYVQKVRQHGLLIHPYTVNEKADMKRLIDWGVTGMFTNFPDRLHGVLKERKGK, encoded by the coding sequence ATGAAACATTGGATGCATCGACTGCTGGCCGTCATCGGTGTATGGACGATGGTGGCAGCATTGACGATTCCGACCGTATTGGCCGCCGATCTCCCGCAAGTGAAACAAACGGGGTTGCTCTCCCCCGACCGCATCCTGAATGTCGGTCACCGCGGTGCATCCGGCCATGCTCCGGAGCATACAATCCCGGCCTATGAACTGGCACAAAAAATGAAAGCCGATTACATCGAACTGGATTTGCAAATGACCAAAGACGGTCACTTGATCTGCATGCACGATGAAACGCTGGATCGGACCACGAACGGCACCGGATACGTCAAAAACCACACGCTGGCGGAGATCAAACGGCTGGATGCCGGTTCCTGGTTCAACGAAGCCTATCCGCAGTACGCCAAGCCGGAGTACAAAGGTTTGAAGGTGCCCACCCTGGAAGAAGTATTGGATCATTTCGGACACGGCGCCAACTATTATATCGAAACCAAATCGCCGGAAACCTATCCGGGTATGGAAGAGAAGCTGTTGGAAGCTCTGAAACGGCACCATCTGATCGGACCGAACGCCAAACCGGGACAAGTCATCATCCAATCCTTCAGCCCCGACAGCCTGAAAAAAGTACATCAAATGGACCCCAGCATCCCGCTGGTGCAACTGTTGTGGTACGAGCAACCGGTGCAGATCACCGAGCAGGAACTGAGGGAAATCCATACCTATGCGATCGGTGTGGGTCCCAACTTCAACAAAATCGACCGTGCATACGTACAAAAAGTACGTCAACACGGCCTGCTGATCCATCCGTACACGGTCAACGAGAAAGCGGATATGAAGCGCCTGATCGACTGGGGCGTAACGGGCATGTTCACCAACTTCCCGGACCGGTTGCACGGAGTGTTGAAGGAACGGAAAGGAAAATAA
- the ggt gene encoding gamma-glutamyltransferase — translation MRKRRVWRGVLSLLLVLMLILPAGVWAQAAAGVPKAVHHGWTTDEGQVAHGKYGMVATAHPLASKVGAEVLKRGGNAVDAAVAIQFVLNVVEPQMSGIGGGGFMMVYDAKTKKVSIIDSRERAPQSARPDMFLDENGQEIPFPVRSTQGYAVGVPGTLKGLQAALDKWGTKPMAELIQPAILLAERGVKVNWVLARDIAACKERLSRSAAKDVFLPNGEPLKEGDLLVQKDLAKTFRLIQAFGPNVFYQGKVGQALVQTVNAYGGHMTMNDLKRYHITVDKPLEADFHGYHVVTMPPPSSGGVTIMYILKLLEEKNAWQTALRSPERYHLMTEAMHLAYADRGAYIGDPEFVDVPVQGMLDPRYFKERAALIDLNKANSDVQPGDPWKYQQSGTPNRTVKQPDNKHIGQTTHFTVADRWGNLVSYTTTIEQEFGTGIMVPGYGFMLNNEMTDFDAVPGGPNQAEPNKRPMSSMSPTIVFKDGKPVMTVGSPGGPTIIASVFQVLMYTLVDGLDIKSAIEEPRIYSNKYPKILWEDGVPDTARERMTQMGHQFESSPQSIGNVQSIVIDPVTGAYTGATDSSREGWAVGLN, via the coding sequence ATGAGGAAGCGGCGAGTGTGGCGGGGAGTCCTCAGTTTGCTGTTGGTGTTAATGTTGATCCTGCCTGCTGGAGTGTGGGCGCAAGCGGCGGCCGGAGTGCCAAAAGCAGTTCATCACGGTTGGACCACGGATGAAGGACAGGTGGCCCATGGGAAATACGGCATGGTGGCGACTGCGCACCCCCTGGCTTCCAAGGTGGGAGCCGAGGTGCTCAAACGTGGAGGCAATGCGGTGGACGCGGCAGTAGCCATTCAATTTGTCTTGAACGTCGTTGAGCCGCAGATGTCCGGGATCGGCGGCGGCGGATTTATGATGGTATACGATGCCAAAACGAAAAAAGTCTCCATCATCGACAGTCGCGAACGGGCACCGCAATCGGCACGGCCAGACATGTTCCTCGATGAAAATGGTCAGGAGATCCCGTTCCCGGTACGCTCCACGCAAGGCTACGCCGTCGGTGTTCCCGGCACGCTGAAAGGATTGCAGGCGGCTCTGGACAAATGGGGCACCAAACCGATGGCCGAGTTGATCCAGCCGGCGATTCTTCTGGCGGAACGCGGGGTGAAGGTAAACTGGGTACTGGCCAGAGACATTGCGGCGTGCAAGGAAAGGCTGTCCCGATCGGCGGCCAAAGACGTGTTCCTCCCGAACGGCGAGCCGCTGAAAGAAGGCGACCTCCTCGTGCAAAAAGATCTGGCCAAGACATTCCGCTTGATCCAAGCTTTCGGACCCAACGTGTTTTATCAAGGGAAAGTCGGTCAAGCTCTCGTCCAAACGGTGAATGCGTACGGCGGACATATGACGATGAACGATTTGAAGCGCTACCACATCACGGTGGACAAGCCGTTGGAAGCAGATTTCCACGGTTATCATGTGGTGACGATGCCGCCGCCCAGCTCTGGCGGAGTGACCATCATGTACATCCTGAAACTGCTGGAAGAGAAAAACGCTTGGCAAACCGCACTCCGCTCGCCGGAACGTTATCACCTGATGACGGAGGCGATGCATCTCGCCTATGCTGACCGCGGGGCGTACATCGGTGATCCGGAATTCGTGGATGTACCGGTACAAGGAATGTTGGATCCGCGCTATTTCAAGGAACGTGCTGCGTTGATCGATCTCAACAAGGCCAATTCCGACGTCCAACCCGGTGATCCGTGGAAATACCAGCAATCGGGCACCCCGAATCGGACGGTGAAACAGCCGGACAACAAACACATCGGACAGACCACGCATTTCACCGTGGCCGATCGTTGGGGCAATCTCGTCTCTTACACCACTACCATCGAGCAGGAGTTCGGTACGGGGATCATGGTGCCGGGCTACGGCTTTATGTTGAATAACGAAATGACCGATTTTGACGCCGTACCGGGCGGGCCCAACCAAGCGGAGCCCAACAAACGCCCGATGTCCAGCATGAGCCCGACGATTGTGTTCAAAGACGGCAAGCCGGTGATGACCGTCGGTTCACCGGGTGGTCCGACGATCATCGCGTCGGTGTTTCAAGTGTTGATGTACACACTGGTGGACGGACTGGACATCAAATCGGCGATCGAAGAGCCGCGTATCTACAGCAACAAATACCCCAAGATCCTTTGGGAGGACGGTGTACCCGATACTGCCCGTGAACGAATGACGCAGATGGGGCATCAGTTTGAGAGCAGTCCACAAAGCATCGGCAACGTGCAGAGCATCGTGATCGACCCCGTCACGGGTGCCTATACCGGTGCGACTGACTCCTCCCGTGAGGGATGGGCGGTTGGCTTGAACTAG
- a CDS encoding A24 family peptidase, producing the protein MGEHIVFIVLLILTGIASVTDLRERLIYDRVVLAGAAFAVVFRLWYRVEPWWDYLLTGFGVLFVLATIGALTGTTAIGGGDIKLFAMIGLCVGWEKFFAIFLISHVLAALVAIPMKLFSQKADWKSTLPMAPFIFTGTLVTYGLYLF; encoded by the coding sequence GTGGGGGAACATATTGTCTTTATCGTACTGTTGATCTTGACCGGAATTGCGAGCGTCACCGACCTGCGCGAGCGGCTCATCTACGACCGCGTCGTGTTGGCCGGAGCGGCGTTTGCTGTCGTGTTTCGCCTCTGGTACCGGGTGGAGCCGTGGTGGGACTACCTGCTCACCGGTTTCGGCGTGTTGTTCGTGCTGGCGACGATCGGGGCGTTGACCGGGACGACCGCCATCGGCGGGGGAGATATCAAACTCTTTGCAATGATTGGTTTATGTGTCGGCTGGGAGAAATTTTTTGCCATATTCCTCATCTCCCACGTGTTGGCGGCGTTGGTGGCGATCCCGATGAAACTGTTCAGCCAAAAGGCAGACTGGAAATCGACGCTGCCGATGGCGCCCTTTATTTTTACTGGAACGCTCGTCACATACGGGTTGTATCTATTTTGA
- a CDS encoding nucleotide exchange factor GrpE, which yields MKDKQRTGKHWFWQDSRSAGKTESDQHTLQQLLASLTHLNKEFSSLNHIIEKRIRYDKTKEEAFDRLYAELEELKQDAAFRQNKPLYIDLILLFDRVDNMSREIDTNSEVGRTFARLLDTLRDEVLEILYRREVQLLRTGSDTFDPRVQHAIRVEPTDDPAENNRVARVVRRGFLYRDTVLRPEEVIVKRYRSASSTSLVER from the coding sequence GTGAAGGACAAACAACGAACCGGGAAACATTGGTTTTGGCAGGATAGCCGTTCCGCGGGCAAGACCGAATCCGACCAACACACGCTTCAACAACTCCTCGCTTCCCTGACCCATTTGAACAAGGAATTCTCCTCACTCAATCATATCATCGAAAAACGGATCCGCTACGACAAAACCAAAGAAGAAGCGTTCGACCGCCTGTACGCCGAGCTGGAAGAATTGAAGCAGGATGCGGCGTTTCGGCAAAACAAGCCATTATACATAGACCTGATCCTCTTGTTTGACCGGGTGGATAACATGAGTCGGGAGATCGATACAAACTCGGAGGTCGGACGCACATTTGCCCGTCTGTTGGACACGCTCAGGGACGAGGTGCTGGAGATTCTCTACCGCCGCGAGGTTCAGCTGTTGCGTACGGGTTCCGACACCTTCGACCCGCGCGTACAGCATGCGATCAGAGTGGAGCCCACCGATGATCCGGCGGAAAACAACCGGGTGGCCAGGGTGGTCCGGCGCGGGTTTCTGTATCGGGACACGGTGCTGCGACCGGAGGAAGTGATCGTGAAGCGGTATCGGTCGGCGTCGTCCACGTCGTTGGTGGAGAGATGA
- a CDS encoding Hsp70 family protein yields the protein MSEEVIVGIDLGTTFSAIAYVNAYGKPEVIPNREGDRTTPSVIFFEPDSTPIVGKEARHQALVDPRRAVRFIKREMGNPSYRFNVNGQDYFPEDLSALILKKLKADAETYLGKPVNKAVISVPAYFKDAQRECTRQAGKIAGLDVIRIINEPTAAALAYGLDKAEGNQTILVYDFGGGTFDVTVMRVEGQRFTILATDGDSHLGGKDIDERLVDYFAEEFMRAYWMDLRQEPHTLQDLWDKAEIAKKDLSFRNQLAVTLATGDKALRVDIDRELFDELTHDLIARTEACMQRVIQSAGLTWDRIDTILLAGGSSRIPAVKEMIKRVTGKDAARNMNPDECVAMGAAIQAVVSMMEKGEQESAPPLEGAVDIVVQDVASHSLGVKALSSDKTRYVNSIIIPKHTPIPCERTRTYVTGEDNQPRVEIEVLQGEDEDPNSPNVQLIGKAGLRNLPPHKAGELMIEITLRYDADGVIEVVAKELKSGQKTREVVMQKTNSLSEDVLEERKRLLDSVRL from the coding sequence TTGAGTGAAGAAGTGATTGTCGGGATCGATCTGGGGACGACGTTTTCCGCCATCGCCTACGTCAACGCATACGGGAAGCCGGAGGTGATTCCCAACCGCGAAGGAGATCGGACCACCCCGTCTGTCATCTTTTTCGAGCCGGACAGTACTCCGATTGTAGGCAAGGAAGCGCGCCACCAAGCTTTGGTGGACCCGCGCCGGGCGGTTCGTTTCATCAAACGGGAGATGGGGAACCCCTCGTATCGTTTTAATGTGAACGGTCAGGACTATTTTCCCGAGGATCTCTCCGCATTGATCCTGAAAAAACTGAAGGCGGACGCGGAAACTTACTTGGGCAAGCCGGTGAATAAAGCCGTCATCAGCGTGCCGGCCTACTTCAAGGACGCTCAGCGGGAATGCACCCGGCAAGCGGGAAAAATCGCCGGACTCGATGTGATCCGCATCATCAACGAGCCGACTGCGGCCGCACTCGCTTACGGATTGGACAAGGCTGAGGGCAACCAGACCATTTTGGTGTACGATTTCGGCGGCGGGACGTTTGATGTGACGGTGATGCGCGTGGAGGGGCAACGGTTCACCATCCTGGCCACTGACGGGGATTCCCACCTGGGCGGTAAGGATATCGACGAGCGGCTGGTCGATTACTTCGCCGAGGAATTCATGCGGGCCTACTGGATGGATCTCCGCCAGGAACCGCACACCTTGCAGGATTTGTGGGACAAGGCGGAGATCGCCAAAAAGGATCTCTCCTTCCGCAATCAATTGGCCGTCACGTTGGCCACCGGGGATAAAGCGTTGCGGGTGGACATCGACCGGGAGCTGTTTGACGAGTTGACCCACGATCTGATCGCCCGGACGGAAGCCTGCATGCAACGGGTGATCCAGTCGGCTGGTTTGACGTGGGACCGGATTGACACGATTCTGCTCGCCGGAGGTTCCAGCCGGATTCCCGCCGTGAAGGAGATGATCAAGCGCGTCACCGGCAAGGATGCGGCACGCAACATGAACCCGGACGAATGCGTGGCGATGGGCGCGGCGATCCAGGCAGTCGTCTCTATGATGGAAAAAGGGGAGCAGGAATCCGCGCCACCGCTGGAAGGGGCCGTCGACATCGTCGTCCAGGACGTGGCCTCCCACAGTTTGGGCGTCAAGGCGCTGTCTTCGGACAAGACGCGTTATGTCAACAGCATCATCATTCCCAAGCACACGCCGATTCCCTGCGAACGGACCCGTACTTACGTCACCGGTGAGGACAACCAACCGCGAGTGGAGATCGAGGTGCTGCAGGGAGAGGACGAAGATCCCAACTCCCCCAACGTACAGCTGATCGGAAAAGCGGGCTTGCGCAACCTGCCGCCTCATAAGGCCGGGGAGCTGATGATCGAGATAACGCTCCGCTATGACGCCGACGGCGTGATCGAAGTGGTGGCCAAAGAACTGAAGAGCGGGCAGAAGACGCGCGAAGTCGTCATGCAGAAAACGAACAGCCTGTCCGAAGACGTGTTGGAAGAACGGAAACGACTGCTGGATTCAGTCAGGTTGTAA
- a CDS encoding Hsp70 family protein, with protein MSKVVGIDLGTTNSAIAVVNPYGKPEILVNREGERITPSVVLFEGNEPIVGSIAKRSAVMSPLNVVQFAKRQMGVKSWKFRTETGEIYNAEDISAIILKRLKEDAEMLLGEEIRDAVITVPAYFDDAQRKATLDAGRIAGLNVLRIINEPTAAALAYGLNKVGEEQTILVYDLGGGTFDVTIMRLNGERIEVVATGGAKNLGGFDWDNEIMKYLNEEFQKQGGPNLFDDPVMEQDLRDKAEMAKRTLSSREKTSVFLSAGGVTASITLTRETFETITRHLLRQTQSIMEFVLEDAGMQWKDIDKILLVGGSTRMKAVPAMIERVTGIKPSMDVNPDEVVAMGAAIQGTLIQVQQGTAQLHEAADFPIVEVQDVNSHSLGVVALDENDREINSIVLKKDTPIPCKVSGRYVTSVDNQTQLHVQVTEGEDTDLNYVKIVGEGVMDLPPRPKGSPLEVIFEYDRDGIIHVSVVDLTSGQRLGELKIERVSNLTEEEVAEKQQRLGKLAIG; from the coding sequence ATGAGCAAGGTTGTGGGCATTGATCTCGGCACGACCAACTCGGCGATCGCCGTCGTCAACCCTTACGGGAAGCCGGAGATTCTGGTCAACCGCGAGGGGGAACGTATCACCCCCTCCGTCGTGTTGTTTGAGGGAAACGAGCCGATCGTCGGCAGCATCGCCAAGCGGTCGGCGGTGATGTCGCCGCTCAACGTCGTGCAGTTTGCCAAACGGCAGATGGGCGTGAAATCCTGGAAATTCCGCACGGAAACCGGAGAGATTTACAACGCGGAGGACATCTCCGCCATCATTTTGAAACGGCTCAAGGAAGATGCGGAAATGCTTTTGGGCGAGGAGATCCGGGATGCCGTTATCACCGTTCCCGCCTATTTCGATGACGCGCAGCGAAAAGCAACGTTGGACGCCGGACGGATCGCGGGGCTCAATGTGTTGCGCATCATCAACGAGCCGACGGCGGCCGCCCTCGCCTACGGGTTGAACAAGGTGGGAGAGGAGCAGACCATCCTCGTCTATGACCTGGGCGGCGGCACGTTTGACGTTACCATCATGCGGCTGAACGGAGAGCGCATCGAGGTGGTCGCCACCGGCGGGGCAAAAAACCTGGGCGGCTTCGACTGGGACAACGAGATTATGAAATATCTGAATGAGGAGTTTCAAAAACAAGGCGGCCCCAATCTGTTTGACGACCCGGTGATGGAACAGGATCTGCGTGACAAAGCGGAGATGGCCAAGCGTACCCTTTCCTCGCGTGAAAAGACCAGCGTCTTTCTATCCGCAGGCGGAGTGACCGCCTCCATCACGCTGACGCGTGAAACGTTTGAGACGATCACGCGCCATCTGTTGCGTCAGACGCAGAGTATCATGGAGTTTGTGCTGGAAGACGCGGGTATGCAGTGGAAGGATATCGACAAGATCCTGCTCGTCGGCGGATCCACCCGCATGAAGGCCGTTCCGGCCATGATCGAGCGCGTGACGGGGATCAAACCGTCAATGGATGTCAACCCGGATGAAGTGGTGGCGATGGGGGCGGCCATTCAGGGTACGTTGATCCAGGTGCAACAGGGTACGGCCCAATTGCACGAAGCGGCGGATTTCCCGATCGTGGAGGTGCAGGATGTCAACTCCCACAGTTTGGGTGTCGTTGCCTTGGACGAGAACGACCGGGAAATCAACTCGATCGTGTTGAAAAAGGATACCCCCATCCCGTGCAAGGTGAGCGGTCGCTACGTCACCAGCGTGGACAACCAGACCCAGCTTCATGTGCAGGTGACGGAAGGAGAGGACACCGATCTAAACTACGTGAAGATCGTGGGCGAAGGCGTGATGGACCTGCCGCCGCGTCCGAAAGGATCGCCGTTGGAAGTGATCTTCGAGTATGACCGCGACGGGATCATCCACGTCTCCGTCGTCGATTTGACCTCCGGCCAGCGGTTGGGGGAGCTGAAGATCGAACGTGTCTCCAACCTGACCGAAGAAGAAGTGGCGGAAAAACAACAACGCCTCGGCAAACTGGCCATCGGCTGA
- a CDS encoding tetratricopeptide repeat protein: MENYYELFGIPREADEGEIRKQIHQELRKWSNRTNAPQMERRQEAERMVQLLEEAEEILLDPDKRAAYDRQLAATSRPQTSARREQVAASAANRTGTGTVTSVEAIISRGTELLEQNRVADTIVLARQATEQDPHNPDAWALLAHAKLEWGEPEQAVEAFRQAIELKPNDGRYYYGLGQTYEQLNRWEDAVTQYQRASKTEPDNHQYQVALGMALIRTEHFDEGVALLEQCAQAEPDNPVYQESLAIGYQAKAYYSWTEVPAGHPMMAEGRYPTNYQQYRTALRYLSKALSLRFDNPQLRQSLRETLKKVEKEGTRLFTGSKLSIGIVWALAVYSLFVDATVGARVFLFLLPALYIASALTPKYKVYQRLIRRGTPHSDLALADEWLSKRIRRTGSIIVLVILGIYFMPWVMLAATLNNFYHNYPVRRWLDVVFSRWKRQTMSKKREL; this comes from the coding sequence ATGGAAAACTACTACGAACTTTTCGGGATTCCCCGCGAAGCGGACGAGGGGGAAATCCGCAAACAGATTCACCAAGAACTGCGCAAATGGAGCAACCGGACCAACGCCCCGCAAATGGAGCGCCGCCAGGAGGCGGAGCGGATGGTGCAACTGCTGGAGGAAGCGGAGGAAATCCTGCTCGACCCTGACAAACGGGCGGCTTATGATCGGCAATTGGCCGCCACTTCCCGGCCCCAAACGTCTGCGCGCCGGGAGCAGGTCGCGGCATCCGCTGCCAACCGGACGGGAACCGGTACGGTTACTTCGGTGGAAGCCATTATTTCCCGGGGAACGGAACTGTTGGAGCAAAACCGGGTGGCGGACACGATCGTCCTCGCGCGCCAGGCCACCGAGCAGGACCCGCATAACCCCGACGCATGGGCGTTGCTGGCCCACGCCAAGTTGGAGTGGGGCGAACCGGAGCAGGCAGTGGAAGCATTCCGGCAGGCGATCGAGCTGAAACCGAATGACGGGCGGTACTACTACGGTCTCGGCCAAACCTACGAGCAGCTGAATCGTTGGGAGGATGCCGTCACCCAGTACCAACGTGCCAGCAAAACGGAACCGGACAACCATCAGTACCAGGTCGCTCTCGGCATGGCGCTGATCCGGACGGAGCACTTCGATGAGGGGGTGGCTCTGCTGGAACAGTGCGCGCAAGCCGAACCGGACAACCCGGTTTACCAGGAGAGCCTGGCGATTGGGTACCAGGCCAAAGCCTACTACAGCTGGACCGAAGTGCCCGCCGGCCATCCGATGATGGCAGAAGGGCGGTACCCGACCAACTATCAGCAGTACCGCACGGCTCTGCGCTACCTGAGTAAAGCATTGTCTCTGCGGTTCGACAACCCTCAGCTGCGGCAGAGCCTGCGGGAAACGCTGAAAAAGGTGGAGAAAGAGGGCACCCGACTGTTCACCGGCAGCAAGTTGTCCATCGGCATCGTCTGGGCATTGGCGGTCTACAGCCTGTTTGTCGACGCCACCGTCGGCGCACGGGTGTTTTTGTTCCTGTTGCCGGCTTTGTATATTGCCTCGGCGTTGACGCCCAAATACAAAGTGTATCAGCGCCTGATCCGCCGCGGCACCCCGCATTCCGATCTGGCATTGGCGGACGAATGGCTGAGTAAACGGATTCGTCGTACCGGATCGATCATCGTACTTGTCATCCTTGGCATCTACTTCATGCCATGGGTAATGTTAGCCGCGACGTTAAACAACTTCTACCATA